The window CGGTTTGCTATATACGGCAACAGCGTCGCCGCAGAGCTCCCCAGGGGAAGCGCCGGTTCCTCCTATTCTTCTGCGGcgaggccgcggcgctgccgtTCGTGCCGCTCGCGCAGGTGTGCCCCGCTGTTGTCTGCCTGCTGCTCTGACCTCGGGGTTGTGGGCACGCATTTGCTGCGGTCAAGCAGACCGTTTCCTCCTCTGGCCTTTGAGAAGCGTTTTCTAATCAATTCCTTCAATAAACCGATATATTTTTATGTGCAGCTGGATTCCTGACCTTGAAGAGATAATTTGCTTTTGATTATTTTCTGAAACATGGCTTTATAGGATTGCTCAACTGCAGGGGGAGGGCTgagaagcaagagaaagaaacaaaacccctTTTAATTTAGAACTGGGGCTTTTATTGGTTTTCTGATGGCAATATCAGCCAAACCGAGAGGAAAATTTGAAATGCACGGTGTATTTAATAAAAGCTATGGAAGCAACTCTGTTGCCAACACGCTGGGTAAAAACGTTGACATAAACTTCATAAATGAAGATGATCTCATTAAAATGTGCGTGTGTTTGGGCTAGATTTCCTGTCCATGAAATTGTAGCTAGCCTGTAAATAGCTCTAGCAGGAACATTCAAATTGttattaaaagattaaaattcCGGTGGAAAATTTGATCAGCTGTATTCTTTCAAATTTAATGAAGGGACCTGATACTGCAGTCTTGAAAGAGAAGTTCCATTTCATTTGGTGGGAATCCCTGACTTACAAATCTTCCACTGGATTAGACCTTCTATAcatcataaagaaaaatattgtcaGCTATCAATTAGTGCACtgaaagaaagttttaaaagtaGCTTTTTGTCACatatcaaagtatttttttttcattttgttcataGCCATGACTTTGAAGTGTTTAGAGAAGCTCTAGTCAGAACTGGCCATTTTTTTTGTGCGTGGAACTTTGTTCATCAAAAAACGCTTGTGTGGATTCGACTAAAACAAATTGTAAATTAAGTACTCAGTTTGCCTAACCATTTCAGCTGGaaagagaaaacacaaagttttcaTAAAAGCAAAGACATATTTTGAATTAACAGAGAGGAAATGCTTTTGTGTTGAGCACCGTATtccatataaatttaaaaaaaaattcccccatATCTTCCAGTAGGAAATTTTGAATTAAAACAATTCTAGGTGGCatcaaagtattttttcctcccaatcctttttttctgtttggttaTTGACCCCTAGCCCCCAGTTATTCACAAGTGTTAGCGGCAGATATCTGGGAAACTGTAAATGACTTAGGTTAAATTCCTCCCTTCTCGGTCTACTTCCCTTTCCTGTCAGTCTGTCCTGTCTTAACGCTTGCTTCCTCCGTTACTGCCGTTTTTAACAGTTTACGTTACGCGGAAGCCTGTGGCATGCACCATCCGACGCAGGAGTCCAGCTCAAAGCCTCCTGTCGATCACCTGTCGGGGTCGGCAGTGGTTGAGGCTGCAGGAGCGTTACGGGCTGGGTTTTGGGTCCAGCACGCAGCAGTAAAGGTTGGGAAGCGCTCCCAACCTGGTGGAAAGGGCTGGGCGATGCAAGACCCTACCGTCACCTTTGGCTGCCTCCCCGGGCAAAACTTGGAATACGCTGCTGGGGGGGACGACGCAGCCCTGGCCTCCGCTCCTCGTCACTCAACCCCACCGAGCTTCCCCTCCTCTGTATCGCTCCCTTTTGGCATCCCCAGGACCCGGCTTGGCCAAAGAGCTGCTCCATCCTGCgtgaaggaaagaagggcaagCGAGAGCCATGCTGTCAGCACCCGACACCGACACGAGGGCCGCAGGTCCTGGAGCATCGGCTGATACGATGGCCTGACGCTGTTCTTCTGTTGGGAAGCCACAAATCAGATCAGCACCAGAGACAGaaactacatttttctttctttgctcttctttctGCCTTCGCATCTCATTCTGCCAGATCAGACAGGAGTGACACTTCTGCTTTACCAAATgatacttttcccttttttctcccccacaaTGAAGGCAGTTAATGTTGTCTGGTCGCTTGCCAAGCTGCAGGTTTCATCGGTAAAGGGGATCCGGCTCCTGCCCCCTCCTCCTTTGGACCAAAGGTCTCTGCTACCTTCAGATGTGCAGAAGACCAAAACCTACCCTAACCTAGTTAGCATAAGTATCTGCTAGCCAGAGGGTATCCCAAAGTCTAGATGTTGCACACATGTACACACTTTTATATGTAGGGTATAAAATAAGGAAATGAACAGtgggttttccttctgttttggtTCCTTAGATTGGAGCTTACTGCTGCGTTACTTAGCAAGCACAGCACACAATGTCAGATAAATCAGCAAATAAGCAGATTACCGGAAAGAACATTTGAGAGAGGTTTTGAATTAATGGTCATTACTCGTGTCTgctaagccaaaaaaaaaagacgagAAAGACTCATGAGTCGAGGGGTTAAAATCCGAGTTGACTGCTGCGAGAAAAAAACTTCAGGAGAAGAGCCTTGGGATGCGCGAGGACAGGCAAACAATCTCAGCGAGGAAACGGCTGATGCAGATAGTTATTCCGAAGACTGCAGCCGTGGTTGCTCAGACCCCACGCCTCTGCTTTTAAATGGTTGCTCTGCCTCGACACGCTGCAGGCTGTAATCAGGACCCTTTTGAAGCCCAAGAGGATACACTGAAACTCCCAATTAGGGGATAACAGATGTGAAGATATCTCCAGATCACAGCTGTTACTCATTCCGCTTCTGCCTATCAGACTGCACTTTCTCATCTCAGATCGTGGTTTCTTCTTGTGCCAAGACACTCTGCTCTTTATTAGCTTTTTGCTCTTTTGTTATTTCATCCTCTAACGCTGCCATATATTCTGAGGATTGTGCAAATAAACTGTCCAGTGTTACTTGACATGTGTAAAGCCTCTATCGGCTGTCATCAAATCAAGTTACGAGTTTATCTTCATCTAAATATCTCCAAgcaacaaacagaaagaaaaggaagaaaactgtgTCTGGAGATACTCTCACAGTTTTCCCTTATTCAGGACGTTCCATTAATCTTCACAGTCTATAATACTGTCACCATCTTGAACTCTGTGTCCATACTGCTCCAGCTAACATGCAGCAGGTAGGAATCAGCCTTAAAATAAGGGCAgtttagagattaaaaaaaaaaaccaaaaaagccctcAAACGCTGGGGGATCTTTGCATGTCTGTCTGCAGGTCTACTTCTGAACGCACAACGTATCCAAACCAGGACATACAAGGAGGTGCTGGGATGTGTGAAATATTTGCTTGCGTATGTGCGCAGCCAGATTACATGCGTGGCTGCAGTGAATGCACACTTGAAAGcaaacgagcaagcaaactgTGAGCAAACCCATTACGGTGTTGTgttgaaaaaaagggaagaaattacTCTGTTGCTTTGTGTTTAGGACATCTCCTGGTCTGCAAAAAAATGACAATCTAGTAAGTTCTGCTCCAGTAAACAAGTAATTTAAATCACATTACTAAAATGCTTTTGGAGTCTGAAATACTGTTGCAAAGGAGTAATTTCAAGCCCGTTTAAGGGCTTTCGTAATGTTAATGTGTTTGTTTAAACATCAAAATGTACTGTATTAATGGCTTTCCCCTTTCTTTAATGGCCTTTTCTAAAGCTACTGACATCAAGAGGCAGCTCTTCTGCACTAGACCGGATTTAGGGTCAAGTGATTATTAAGATATTGACTTGGAGCATCACAGCAGGAATCTTCACGAGCGGCATCACAACACTGGCCGGCCAGTGTTTTTCTCCTATTTGGAGGGATTGCTTTTGATCGTATTAGGGACTGGCTGACCGCATGATGATGGAAACTCCCTTCTGCCTACCGAATAGGAATTGGTTTAGCGCCGATAAAGCACTTGGCTTAGTTTTTACAGCCTGGACATTCTCACGACCTAATTCCTATTTAAGGGCTTGTCCATCTATTTAAAGTGCAtgaacaggggggaaaaaaaatgcattggaaACATAATGTGCGCATGAGATATTGCGCCAAACACTCAGTTTCTTTTAGAAGCATGATACTGAGGGATCCCACGACTTTTATTTCCCCTTTTAGCAATAGATGCTTGAAAACTGTAGCACCCTATTAGGGATTAGAAGAATTATCTAACTGGTAAGTAAGTAGGTTgagctgtttaaaataaaaaaaaaggaaaaaaagaaaaaaagcaggattCCAGCTAGTTTCTCATACAGAAAAGCAACGTGAGCCAAAATAAAGAAAGCCCCTTAACGGTAAAGCATTTAAAATGGGAACTAGGAGCCTTTTTCGCCGAGGGAGACGGCAAGAAAAAGAGCCAAAGATCTCAATAGCGATCAACAAGCTCTGAGTAACAAAAATACGCTACAGGAAGCGCTAGTCTCCGGCGATAAATAAGAGACCCGGCAGCACAGGATGCGTGCGGGGCGAGCTGCTGGGGCCGCAGGGATGTGAGCGGCAGGCTACACAGGCTGTCCTCGCTCGCTCGCGCGGCGCGGCACGGGCGGACGCGCAGCCCGCAGCCGagcgccgcggcagccccggccccgccgctcccgccggggcagcgcggaggAGGCATGGGCATCgtcctgccgccgctgccgccaccgctgccgccgccgccgccgctgctgccgctgctgctgctgctggccccgGCGCTCTTGCGGGGGGTGCCCGGCCGCGCGGCGGAGCGCGCCGAGGTCCTCTGCGCCGGGGCCGCCTGCTACACGCTGCACCGGGGCAAGGTGGCCTGGAGCGGCGCCCAGGAGCGGTGCCAGAACAACGGGGGCAACCTGGTCGCCATCAGGAGCCCCGAGGAGGCCCGGCAcgtccaggagctgctgggcagcagccaggccgggGCCGGCTGGCAGGGCAAGGTGTGGATCGGGCTCTCCCTGGAGAAAGGCAAGTGCGTGCAGTCCCACGACCCGCTGCGGGGCTTCGCCTGGGCCGGTGGCGGCGAGGCGACCAACTACTCGGCGTGGCTGGCGGAGCCGCACACCACCTGCCTGAGCCACCGCTGCGCCAGCCTGCAGCCGGCGGGTCCCTCCTCGCCCGCCGGCTGGGCCGACGGCCCCTGCCGGACCCCGCTGCCGGGCTACGTGTGCAAGTTCAGCTTCCAGGGCATGTGCGGGCCGCTGGCGCTGGCCGGCCCCGGCACGGTGAGCTACACGACGCCGTTCGGCGTGCAGAGCgagcggctggcggcggcgcccttcGGCACGCTGGCGCAGGTGAcgtgcggggcgggcgggcgggcggcgcagtTCGCGCTGTGCAAGGAGCGGCAGCCGGCGGGGGGCTTCGCCTGGCACCCCCGCGGGCCGCTCTGCGCCGCCGGCTGCGCCCACCGCAACGGCGGCTGCGAGCAGGAGtgcgtggaggaggaggaggagccgggggccccgccgcgctgcgcctGCCGCCCGGGCTACGCGCTGGGCCCCGACCTGGCGTCGTGCGCGCCCGCCGACGCCTGCGACCCCAACCCCTGCGAGGGGCcgtgccgccgcctccccgccggcggcTTCGAGTGCGGCTGCGCGCCCGGCTACGCCCTGGCGCCCGACGGGCGCCGCTGCCTCGACGTGGACgagtgccgggggcggccgtgccaCCAGGAGTGCCGCAACACGCCCGGCGGCTTCGCCTGCGCCTGCCGCCGCGGCTACGAGCCCGAGGAGCCCGGCTCGCCGCGCTGCCGCGACGTCGACGagtgcgccgccgccgccgccgccgcctgcccccagctctgcctcaACGTGCCCGGCTCCTTCGTGTGCGCCTGCAGGCCGGGCTACCAGCGGGACGCCCGGCAGGAGGCCTGCGTGGACGTGGACGAGTGCCTGCGGgacccctgccccggcggcgcctGCCTCAACGTGCCCGGCTCCTTCCGCTGCGCCTGCCCGCCGGGCTTCGCGCCGGCCGCCGACGGCGGCGCCTGCCGTCCCCAGCCTCCCGCCGCCGAGGGGCCCACGGGGACCCCTCGGCCCACGCGTGTGCCGGCGGCGGCCCTGCCCGAGCGGCCCCCGGGCTCCTCAGCGCGgcccaccgccaccaccaccgccgccaccaccgccaccgccgctgctgcCACCTCCACCGCCGCCAcagggccgggggccgcgcgcgACGCCGAGCACGCCGCCGACGGCCCCAAGCTGCTCCTCTACTACATCCTGGGCAGCCTGGTGgccatcctgctgctgctggccttcGCCCTGGCCTTGATGGCCtacaggaggaggaaggccaaggaggagaagcagcaagGCAAGAGCGCGGCGGACGACTACTGCTGGGTGCCCGAGCAGGCGGAgagcagcgcggcgggcggcgagttCAGGTGAACGCCGGGGACGCGGGCAGGCCATGGAGCTCTGGGCGCCCGCGGTGGCACCTCCGAAGGGTCTCACAGGGCAAAACGCCGAGCCGCAAGCAGCGGAGAGCGCTCTGCGcgtcctcatttaaaaaaaaaagaaaaaaggggggggtgggggggggtggggaggggttgGTGCTGTCTCTTTACTGCAATTTTGGATGCCTTCGTGTTTGAGAGCCTGTCTTGGATCTTCTCGCCATGGGAGGCCTGGTATTTCCCAAGGCAGGTGCTCAACCCTTCATGGAGAGACCCGCCGGGTGCCGGGCGCGCAGCCCTCACGGCAGCCCGCGTCGCTCCTCGCCTCGGAGGGGCTAGAGGTGATTTATAACCCTGCCACCGCTCCTGGAAATGAAAAGTTAAGGGGGGAAGGCGTTGCTTCCCGAGCAGTTTAGGAACTGCAAGATTTAAAAGCGATGGGGTTTAAGTTACCCGCGCTGGCTGTTCCTCAAGCCTGCAGAATTTCGCAAATCTTAAAAACGGCAAGTGACTAGTATTGACt is drawn from Apteryx mantelli isolate bAptMan1 chromosome 3, bAptMan1.hap1, whole genome shotgun sequence and contains these coding sequences:
- the CD93 gene encoding complement component C1q receptor; the protein is MGIVLPPLPPPLPPPPPLLPLLLLLAPALLRGVPGRAAERAEVLCAGAACYTLHRGKVAWSGAQERCQNNGGNLVAIRSPEEARHVQELLGSSQAGAGWQGKVWIGLSLEKGKCVQSHDPLRGFAWAGGGEATNYSAWLAEPHTTCLSHRCASLQPAGPSSPAGWADGPCRTPLPGYVCKFSFQGMCGPLALAGPGTVSYTTPFGVQSERLAAAPFGTLAQVTCGAGGRAAQFALCKERQPAGGFAWHPRGPLCAAGCAHRNGGCEQECVEEEEEPGAPPRCACRPGYALGPDLASCAPADACDPNPCEGPCRRLPAGGFECGCAPGYALAPDGRRCLDVDECRGRPCHQECRNTPGGFACACRRGYEPEEPGSPRCRDVDECAAAAAAACPQLCLNVPGSFVCACRPGYQRDARQEACVDVDECLRDPCPGGACLNVPGSFRCACPPGFAPAADGGACRPQPPAAEGPTGTPRPTRVPAAALPERPPGSSARPTATTTAATTATAAAATSTAATGPGAARDAEHAADGPKLLLYYILGSLVAILLLLAFALALMAYRRRKAKEEKQQGKSAADDYCWVPEQAESSAAGGEFR